TGTCCACTTCCCCACTTCTTTATGTTGAACTTTTTGAAGTGAGAATATAGTAAACTATTTGTATACTCCAAATAGTATTTTCTTGATAGGGTTGGGTGAGAGATTTGATGATACCACAGTAGCTTTGTGCAAGCTCAATTTAGGATGATGGTTTCTAGAATTTTCCACTTTATTAATAGTTTCTATTTATATTTGGTGTAAAGAACTGGGGCCTTTGTtcctcttggaaaaaaaaactaaattcttGGAATTCCTCAATATAGACTTATGTTCATTATTATCTTCAAATGGTAAACATTGAAAGTTTATATTACAGAAGTGACTCAAGGTGGGACCTTCAGAATAGGACCAGGCAAGGATAGGATGCAAAGGTCAACCATTTGATTACAGGGTTGGGGCTTTGAGCGGCATATTAGTCTGAACCTCTTGGGAGAAAAGGGGCCTGGAGACTGAGTTCAATCACACGGCCAAAAACTCAATTGATGATGACTACTTAATGGAACTCCActacaaactgaaaaatgttCAACTTTATTAGTGTGTACATGTCAGTGTTTGTGCCATGCCACCTGTGTGGAGGATGGGAAACTCTTTGGTGtgcattctctccttccatcttaatGTGCATTCTGGGAATAAAACTCTGGTTGTCTGGTCGTCAGATaaaagcaagtgcctttatctgctgagccatctttcctgcccTCCAATAGATTTTGGATGGACAAAAGCTCAGACATATTTCCTGGCTGATCAAGTGCTCTGCTTTGCTAGGAAGGTGACCTAACTTGAAGCaaggagagaaaacatgaaaGGTTCACTTCTGAGACTTGTCTGCCTGTCCTTGCCTTTATGCATCTCCTCAGGGGACTGGTTTTAACTTTCACCTGTTTGCTATAGAAAAATTGTATCATTGTATGTAGCTCTTTCCTGAATTCCGAGTCTTTGTAGGAAAACTATCAAAGCTTAAGGTATTACGGAAATTCCTGAACTTCGTAGCCAATTGGTCAGATCTTTGGGTGGTATGGGAGTTTCTACACGTTGGGCTCATCTCTGAATTGAGGGTAGTCTCAAGAAGACTTTACCAGAACTTTGGTCCAACTATAAGAAGTTACTCTTAGAATACCAATGCTGTTGaccaaaaataaatttctatgaGAAGAGATAGAAACAGGCCTACTAGGCCAGGGACTGCAAGGCAGCAATTCTCAGAATGCCCTTGCTAGAGGCCAAGAACATTAGAAGAGAGATCTGGTTCCTGTTTCCTCCTTTGCCTAAAGGCTGGAATGAGAATGAAATCAGGATGAGGGACCTGGCTGGGCCACCTGTCCTGACCACAGCACTCTCCCAACTCACCCAGCTGCTGTCTGTCTCTTAAAAAAGTGCCCAGACTAACAGCTCTCTGTACTCTTATTTCCTGGGGCACCTTCTGCTATTCAGGagctctgctctttttttttccctggctAAAAGTCCCACCTACCAATTTGTAATAAACTTTGACCTCTAAGTTTCATCTTTTGAATACTTGAGACAAGAACCTGAAAGCTACTGATATGGGCTGCTTTTGTTGCTGAGTTTCTGGGACTCTAGTTCATTGAGAAAGGCTTTATCGTTCTCAAAGACAAACTATCCTTCACAGGAGTGTTTGGACACTTGGGTCTCCCGTCAGTGGCACCACTGGGGCTTTGAACCTTTAGAGGGTAGGGTAGGTACAGTGAAGGTAAGTCCCTGGGGACCCAGGCGGTCCTTAGAAGTACTTCTTGGTCATGAAGTGAACAAGCAGCTGTCATATTCCTACTGCTATGGACCCACTGTACCAAGCCTCCTACTCTATAACAGACCAACAAATGATAAGTAGCTTGATTGGCTATGCCTTCTATTCTATGCCAGATGAAAATGCCCCTAGAAATGTGAACCAACATACCTCCCACTttatttctgtcaggtattttgtcatagatACAAGGAAGAAACAAAAGGGGAGCTGCAACCTCGGCTCTTAGAATCTGGAAGACATTGCAGGGTAATAGGCGTATTAGCCCTTTACGTGTTGTTTACTGACCGGCTTAGTTTGCTGTGGGCAGTCTTAGATTTTCTAGCCTGTGTCACGTGGGACACAGATCTTTGCAGCTCTATAGCTAAGACTGAGAAAGATGAAAGCTCAATTTAGTTTTTTAAGTCTTTTCCAGTTCCTCTCTGTTCAGTTTTTGCTCTGTAGTTGTCCTTTTCAACTGATAAGTCTAATGGACCCATCAACAGATGCATGCCAGCAAATTAGTACATTGGCAATCAAAAATATAAGTTTCCATCCCTGTAATAAACCTCTCCTTCGACATCACTTACCTCTGTATGCTTAGTGACAGATACAGACCACctatcaatttaaaaataaacaaaaatccaatGGGAATTCAACAGGAACGCTGTAACTACAGCCTCCCTGGCCCCGCTGCAGTTTTTAAGAATACTAACACTAAAATCCCCAAACCCCTGAGATTTTAGGGTACACCCTAGACACTAAAGTATAGCAATTCTTTTAAAAGAGAGATTCCTAGGTTATAGTAATGGAGCTTTCCAGTGTTGTCTATCTTGAATCTTGAGGCTCACTTGCCCTGTTTACAAAATACAGGTATTTAGTTTAGTTGGTTCAACTGGGTAAAACCAAAGGGAAATAGTCACTGGATCTTCCAAAGCTTGCCCCACAAAAAGCTAGTAGGCCAAGATTATTCGAATCACCTGTGGACTAACCTTAGTCCAAACTAGATAAATTGCAATATCTACCAACTTTCCATGTAGATACCTAGAAATAATCCTGCTTaagcaaacaattaaaaaaagaaaaacttgactCTACAAGTAGGGACACAGCTTTGTTAACCTAGACACAAAGCCTGGACATGTAGAACAACTGGGTGtagaaagcaaacaaaggaaTCTATTTTGATAAAAGTCTAACTGTGCAGCACAGTAAATCTACAGAAGCTGTAAGATGGACAACCTTACCTAGCAGTGTGAACTGACATGACTGAAGGTATACTGCTAAGTTACTGGATACCGCTGATGTCAGTGATACACAAATAAAGAGACACATaatctttttatgtatttaatatattaaGGAACATAGTAGAAATGCTGTGGTAATAAAGAGGATCCTAAATTTTTCATGAACAAATTCCTCAAAAAAGATTTTGCAGTGAAAGAGCAACAGGATCTTGAAACATGTTAGGTTTGTTAAACAGAAATTCAAAATTATAAGCCTTGCATTGAAACCTTTTGCCATTTTCTCTGTGTATTAACATTGTTGTTCCTCTAAAAAGTTTTCGTCATCAGTCATTTAATGTAAAAATATACATGAAGGTATTTAACTTCCTGAGTGACTAGTCATACAACAAATATAATTTAATGACAGAATTTTAAAGTTCTTAGAATGAACTAGTATAGATTTATAATGTATGTTCAATTGTGGTAAAATtcaagagcctaccacaaaatTTGTACTTAAATTCTGCGTTAAGAAATATGATTTTTATccccaaacaaaaccaataaactGTTTTAAATAAACTATTAATAAATGGATTACTGAAAgttctattttttcatttattaacaaAATTCAGAAAGCCATTTCAGACTACCAACTTGGATGCTTATTATATACACCAAAATGACACATTACAAAATTTCTTGCAACAGTAAGGGTgagataattaaaatatttgctttataATACAACCAATCTATAAAGTTCATCTTTCTTAGACTGTCTGAAATGACCAGAATAGTGGCAAATTCTTTCATAAAACCCTTCCTCTTCAGAAACCAGAGGTAAGGTAATTAAGAGTAACAAACAAGGAGCCCAGCTGTTAGTTCTCCATGAAACTGCTGCtaggttttaaaaaattttttttcaaagacaggtGGCAAATTGTGGGGCAACTCTGTACAATCTTTAGAAATACTTCTGGAAGAACTTAATTAAAAGGACCTAAAATGGCCCTGTAAACAATGTCCTTGGAATGCTTGTTAGTGCCGAGATGAGGGCCATTTCCCACCTCTACTGTCCCTTCTGTTATCATAGTCATGGCTCCAGCCATCACGATTCCTGTCGTCATAGTAGGAATCCTCTCTGTTTCCTCTGTAATGATAGTCAGACCCATGATCAGAGTAGCGCTGCTCACGGCTGTAGTGTCTATCTGCTAGGTAGGGGTGAGAATTCTGTCTTTTACGCTGGGATGACAGTGCATCTTGGCGCCACTGGGAGCTAGAAGATTGATTAAAGCTATGACCATGTGGCTGAACTGATGGTGAAAATCCCGACTGATCTGCATGTGGAGAACCAAATTTCCCAACATATGACATCTGTCTGAAAACATTGTTCATCTGAGGgaagaaaaaattgaaatattaaTTCTAAGTACTTTTTGATAGCAAAgtcaatatacatatatttagcCAATGATACACAGAATAAGAAAAGTCAAAATAACCCTTGCCTAAATGCATCCCAAGCTGAATATAATTAAATATGGTCCAATACCACAGTTTCTCTCATCTTGAGTGTCTATTTACAGAACTTGGACATAAATACTGTGTTATTCCAAGAATACAATTAAAAACATCACTCAAAATGACTACCCTAAGAGCCACtgtaacaaaaacacaaagaactAGACCTTCACTAGCATTAGAAAAAGCTTTGAAAGTGGTATACAATCTGAATGCTAAGAAAATGAACTTAACCGAAAGAAACCATTTCAAGGAAGAAGCATGTAGCAGAATACAGAGTGGGTACTAAGAAAGAGAACTACAGGAGCAGAAATAGGTCATTCATCTTAGAAGCTGTTAAGGGTTGAGGACAAAACTGAGTGGGAACTGGGACCTGTCTTTAAAtacagcactctagaggcagaagcaggcagatctctgtgagttcaaagccagcttggtctatatagagctccagggcagccagagatatatagtgagaccttgtgtcaaaaaggaaaagaaacaacaaaagataGTTGATTTGGGTTTTAAGCTAGGTCTCATGATATTACAAAAACCACATCAATAAAGTTGGTCTAGAAGATACATGTTAATTGTTAAAACTACAATGATCATGATAGTCTAAATAGTTGACAaagtattaataaaataaaaagtaaatttatgtCTAACGAACATAAGTAATAAAACTGATTGAGAAGCTATCTGATGTAACGAGAGTACTTTGTCCCAAGTATGACTGTCCTAGCAACtaaactggaaagaaaaactgCCTACCACTGCTTGCCGCTGATAATCTTCTGGAGAAGAAAAGGACCTCTGGATCATCTGTGCTGATGGAGTCACGCTACTCACCATCCTCTCatagctacaaagagaaaccaagGATTAGTGATCATCATTCAACAAACAACACCAGTCACAAGTGAGACAGTTCTCAAAGATGAAAACAATTAAGGTAAGCTCAGTTTCCACATGTTTTAAGAGTAGAATAGTTGGAAAGAATGGGCATTCTATTTTAGGTTGGCTGATCAGGAACAGCCTTTCTGAAAAGgagacatttaaagaaaaaagagaggaatATGATTACTTGAAGGCAGAACAATCCCAACTGTGGGAATAGTTAGTGCCGGGAAAGCGAACTAAGAGCCAAGGAGCCAGAGTTCTGTAACGTGGCGTTTTCTGGGAACACAGCACTGCTTTCCTCTTGTGTTTCCTATGGCTACCTTACCACTACAATGGCAGACACAAGGACAACACGGGCAGGCAGCATACATCTAAAGTATTAACTACTTGCTGTATTGGTCCTCAAGCTAATCAGGGCAATCATTCAGATCGAGACTTTACTACCTCGCTTATAAATGAAGCACAGTAGAGAAACTATAACTTTACTTTTCAAACTTGAGCAACTGGTAGGTATTCGTGAGACTTTACAGTAGAAAGGTCTGGACAAATAACCATTTATTTCATTGTCGTAAGTATTGACCAAACTCAGTGAAGGTAAGAAAAATAAGGGGCTCTCCATTAGTTTCTGGGGGAAGGTGTGTCTCAGAGCAGATTATGTGTACAGATGCCAAAGGGGGCAACAGTACAATGTACTTTATGCCAGAATATTAAAATGATCCACCCTAGTCTATGATTAAAACTAAAAGTAGGGACTAGTATACTAGCCAACTAATAAGTGTTTAAAAACCACTAATTAATTTCAGCTGACAAAAAAATGACACAGGGAAAGCAATGTTTTTGTACTATGGCTTTTTATAATTCCTCCTCTCAACATTTCTCTACACAGCCATCCAATTCTCTCCAGCTTTGTCAATACCTTAATCCAAATGAACCTTGATCCAACAGCCCCACAAGGTTGCTGTCAATAGCTTTCTAACTGGACTTTTTTTCACTATTGTTCCTTCTAGGATATTCTTCTCCCATTATAGCCAACTCTTTAAACTTTATAACTTAACATCATTTTACTTTTGTCCATTAggatgaaatctccccagaattGACTGTAGGCCCATGAGACAAACACTTACTCAGCTTTTATGTACATCCAAATTCCCCATTGCTCTCAGTGTACTGGCTGCTTTCAGTTCTTCATCCATCTGCATCATCTCCTGCTATTAAAAGTCTTTCAAAGCACTTTCTACTCCTTGAGTATAGCAGAATTTTAGCAGTACCATTGTATCTGGCATgaatctggagagatggcacctAAGCTTGGAAGTAGCCCTTTGTCAGAGATGGTTATGAGATTTTGTGGGTGGTTATTCTTTTGAGGGATTCTCAGAGCTTTTGCATAACTTAGTCCAGATAGGCCTAGCAAACCAGGAAGTCTCCTCCTATGGCTGAGAACTGCTGAGGTGATGGGTCTTTCGAGACAACCCCTAGATCAGATTAgaggtttagaatggagaaaCTGACTTACTAAACCTTTAGTAAGGTTTTGTATAACAATAAAGAGTTTCTGGGATGCTGTCAAGGTATGGTGAAACTGACTGGCTAAAGGTGCCTTTTTGTGTAACAATAAGAGCTTCTAGGAAGTTGAACAGTTCAGTCCTTCAGAGGCTGACCCCCTGTTGCTGAGAAGCCTGAATTCATTCTGCAGGGAGTGGCTCTCTTTCTTACATCAATCAACCAGTGTAACCCAGAACACACACGAGAACTAATTATGGTAATTAAACAGGTAGTTAGTAGGTACATGTCTTCATTTAGATTTGAAGCTCCTCTTGGCAATAGATCATAGTGTGGCTTGATAATACTACCGAGGCTTGTGTGCTCACACTGTTTACAAGCCCATCAAATTTAGGCATGTTAATCTCCACTCTATACTTTCTACACCAAAAGGTGGAGGTAAGTAAACCCTATTTCATATAGCTGCTTCAAGACATAATTGAGATCGTCCCTGGAAACGACCTAATGAGGTACTCAATACACGACAGGTATGTGCTCAACTTTTCTTAAATGAAAAGTTCTTTATAAATGGGCACATGAAAGCTCTACAGAtttacaaacaaaaccaaaaaaaaaaccaataaaacaaacaaactgagttAAGTAAATATAGTACTACCTCTAACTTTCAATAGCTACAGGGATTTCAGAGATCACTTTATTCAATTTTCTTTCCTTACAAAAGGCAGAACCAGAGAAATGAGACTAAGACTGTGCAATTGGCAGAGCTAGATCTATACTCCAGTTCTATTAACTCAGGCCAGTAGTCATACAGGGctctcaaacaacaaaaatcaattaGCAGTGATAACTTTAAGAGATTTGGTGGGAAAAGTATACTTTCATTATGATAAGTaacatttttttgtttcaatttcACCCACGTATATGTGGGTAGGACTTGTCTTTATAGAGGCACATGACTACAGTATTTAATTTAATGCAGAAGAACCACATATGCCTCCAGTCTCCTTAGAAAAGAGAGGCATGACATTAGTCTAGCACGACCAGCAGCAAAGCAGCAGAAGAGTTAGGAAGGAAGCTATTCACTGGTGCATTCTGAAGTCATTACTTCAGAAACTTTCTGACAAATAACTGTAATAGTGAATGAGAAACAGTACCTGTTAGGAGATGTGGAGGTTGGGCTTAAATTTCCAACGTGATGCTGGGGGTATGACACACTGGCATCCTGAGAAGCGTGACTACTTCCTAAAATGAGGCAATTTCAAAAATTCTAATCGAAAACCAAAAAGCCCAACAACAATTTGAAATGTTTCCTttaaattaccccaaaacagagaAACAGCTAAAAGCAACACCAACTCCCCCCCAactaaagcaaaaaacaaaacacaaaacaaaaaaccaaccaaaacaaaacaaaaaaaaaccaccactCAAATCCATATAGACTGTCTCACAGTACATAATACAAGAAATGCAAAAGAAAGTATTCCAAACATGATACTACTTAATGTAGAAACAGCCAATCTGGCCATGGCATTATGATCTCCATACTAAACTGCATGATTAGCCTTATCCATGAAAAGCCTTATCCTATCCttacaaaacagcagcaacaaaatcaaaatttGTAAATCACAAAGCAccctgggaaatagtaaaatttaaagtattttcaCCATCATTAACTCTCTAATTCCAGTCTTTAAAATAGCAGTATGGAGCGGACACATagaaacccagcacttgggaggcagaagcaagaggatcaagagttcaaagcttGACATGCCTTACACAGGGAGTTTGAAGCTGGCCTAGAATacctgaaaccctgtctcaaaaaccaaaaccaaactggAACAGTAAAATTGAAAGCAAAGGCAAAACAACCCCCAAACCTCTccctataatatatatatatatattcataggGACCATTACCTGATCTAAACTGAATTTTGATAGGCCTCCCGAAAagtttgattccattgagaaGATTCATGGCATAGGGAACAGACACTTCGTGTTTGAAATTCACAAATGCAAACTGCTTCAGTTTGCCATCTTTATCTTTTGGGATTTTCACCTTTATTACTGGTCCAGCCTGCGAAGAAAAGAGTTTAGAACTTAAACAAGGCAATttcaggaaaacatttaaatttcaGAAATAAACGAGAATGCAAGCCTgtcgtggtggcacatgcctgtattgTCAGTAGTCAAGAggtgcaggcaggaggatcagctcAAAGTCAGCCTCGGAGTTCCAGGGCTACCAAGGCTATAGAGACTGTCTCTCTGTTTCATTACTATAAAGAAGAGAACACACAGTTTCAAACAAAAGGTATGTAATCAGgatctcattaaaaacaaaatgtcctGACAAGGGCTGGACATCTCCCGTTTTACTAAGGATAACAATTCTAGTTCTGAGTGAAACCGAGATAATTTGGGGAaagttttaattatatatattataatatttataaacaGAAAATACAATATTCGAACTACATCTCACATGACTGTGTGATGTCTTAACAAAGCAACCAACACCGCATAGAAACGAAC
This is a stretch of genomic DNA from Meriones unguiculatus strain TT.TT164.6M chromosome 1, Bangor_MerUng_6.1, whole genome shotgun sequence. It encodes these proteins:
- the Rbm7 gene encoding RNA-binding protein 7 isoform X1; its protein translation is MGAAAAEADRTLFVGNLETKVTEELLFELFHQAGPVIKVKIPKDKDGKLKQFAFVNFKHEVSVPYAMNLLNGIKLFGRPIKIQFRSGSSHASQDASVSYPQHHVGNLSPTSTSPNSYERMVSSVTPSAQMIQRSFSSPEDYQRQAVMNNVFRQMSYVGKFGSPHADQSGFSPSVQPHGHSFNQSSSSQWRQDALSSQRKRQNSHPYLADRHYSREQRYSDHGSDYHYRGNREDSYYDDRNRDGWSHDYDNRRDSRGGKWPSSRH
- the Rbm7 gene encoding RNA-binding protein 7 isoform X2 — translated: MNLLNGIKLFGRPIKIQFRSGSSHASQDASVSYPQHHVGNLSPTSTSPNSYERMVSSVTPSAQMIQRSFSSPEDYQRQAVMNNVFRQMSYVGKFGSPHADQSGFSPSVQPHGHSFNQSSSSQWRQDALSSQRKRQNSHPYLADRHYSREQRYSDHGSDYHYRGNREDSYYDDRNRDGWSHDYDNRRDSRGGKWPSSRH
- the Rbm7 gene encoding RNA-binding protein 7 isoform X3, yielding MGAAAAEADRTLFVGNLETKVTEELLFELFHQAGPVIKVKIPKDKDGKLKQFAFVNFKHEVSVPYAMNLLNGIKLFGRPIKIQFRSGSSHASQDASVSYPQHHVGNLSPTSTSPNSYERMVSSVTPSAQMIQRSFSSPEDYQRQAVVDEQCFQTDVICWEIWFSTCRSVGIFTISSATWS